A part of Campylobacter ureolyticus ACS-301-V-Sch3b genomic DNA contains:
- the gap gene encoding type I glyceraldehyde-3-phosphate dehydrogenase produces MALKFAINGFGRIGRCAARILLNRPDAELVAINDTAKRDITRYLLEHDSVHGKFNKKVEVINDDYIAVDGKKIRVFSTRDPNELEFKDFGAEVVLECTGAFLTTQSCEVYIKNGLDLVVMSAPAKDDTPTFVMGVNNENYKGEKIISNASCTTNCLGPIAKVLDAEFGIQKGLMNTTHAYTSSQNLLDVKSKDYRRSRAGAINIIPTTTGAAKAISLVLPNLKDKMHGLSLRVPVPNVSMLDLTVLLEKNTTADEVNAKFKEYANSSMKGILSVDEDYCVSSDFIGSSFSSIVAADMTQVVDKNMLKVLSWYDNEWGYSNRLIDLAIYAKNKMK; encoded by the coding sequence ATGGCACTTAAATTTGCAATAAACGGTTTTGGACGCATCGGAAGATGTGCTGCTAGAATTTTATTAAACAGACCTGATGCTGAACTTGTTGCGATAAATGATACAGCTAAAAGAGATATTACAAGATATTTATTAGAACATGATTCAGTTCATGGTAAATTTAACAAAAAAGTTGAAGTAATAAATGATGATTATATCGCTGTTGATGGTAAAAAAATAAGGGTTTTTTCAACACGCGATCCAAATGAATTAGAATTTAAAGATTTTGGCGCAGAAGTTGTGCTTGAATGTACAGGAGCTTTTCTAACAACTCAAAGTTGTGAAGTTTATATTAAAAACGGGCTTGATTTAGTTGTGATGAGTGCCCCTGCTAAAGATGATACGCCAACTTTTGTAATGGGCGTAAATAATGAAAACTATAAAGGCGAAAAAATCATTTCAAATGCAAGTTGTACAACAAACTGTCTTGGACCTATTGCAAAAGTACTTGATGCTGAGTTCGGTATACAAAAGGGACTTATGAATACAACTCACGCTTATACAAGTAGTCAAAACTTGCTTGATGTAAAAAGCAAAGATTATAGAAGAAGTAGAGCAGGAGCTATTAATATCATTCCAACAACCACAGGCGCTGCAAAAGCTATAAGTTTAGTGTTGCCAAACTTAAAAGATAAAATGCACGGACTTAGTCTTAGAGTTCCAGTGCCAAATGTCTCAATGCTTGATTTAACTGTTTTACTTGAAAAAAATACTACTGCTGACGAGGTAAATGCAAAATTTAAAGAGTATGCAAACTCTTCAATGAAGGGAATTTTAAGCGTCGATGAAGATTATTGTGTTTCAAGTGATTTTATAGGAAGTAGCTTTTCAAGTATTGTTGCAGCTGATATGACACAAGTTGTAGATAAAAATATGCTTAAAGTTTTGAGTTGGTATGATAATGAATGGGGTTATTCAAACAGACTTATTGACTTGGCTATTTATGCAAAAAACAAGATGAAATAA
- a CDS encoding phosphoglycerate kinase has protein sequence MSENLLFIKDVKFEKGKKVFIRCDFNVPMDEYQNITDDRRIRSALSTIKYCLDEGMAVILASHLGRPKNGFEEKFSLSPVAKRLSRLLKKDVKFVNDITGENAQNAVNELGENEILLLDNLRFEKGETKNDDEFAKKLAGFADFYINDAFGVCHRAHASVHAITKFFDENHKAAGFLLQKEINFAQNLIKHPARPFVAIVGGSKVSGKLQALKNLLPKVDKLIIGGGMAFTFLKSIGFEIGNSLLEEELLEDAKKILDSAKELGVKIYLPVDAIVAPYFSADSVMKYVTTQEIPKDWMGLDIGPATVTLFKEAIEDAGTIWWNGPMGVFEMDKFARGSLRISHAVAESNATTVVGGGDTADVVARAGDQDEITFISTGGGASLELIEGKELPGVKVLLRKEDL, from the coding sequence ATGAGTGAAAATTTACTGTTTATAAAAGATGTTAAGTTTGAAAAAGGTAAAAAAGTTTTTATAAGATGCGATTTTAATGTGCCAATGGATGAGTATCAAAATATAACTGATGACAGAAGGATTAGATCAGCGCTTTCTACTATAAAGTACTGCTTAGATGAAGGTATGGCAGTTATTTTAGCTAGTCACTTGGGTCGTCCAAAAAATGGTTTTGAGGAGAAATTTAGTCTAAGTCCAGTTGCAAAAAGACTAAGCAGACTTTTAAAAAAAGATGTAAAATTTGTAAATGATATAACAGGCGAAAATGCTCAAAATGCAGTAAATGAACTGGGCGAAAATGAAATTTTACTTTTAGATAATTTGAGATTTGAAAAAGGTGAAACTAAAAATGATGATGAGTTTGCCAAAAAATTGGCTGGATTTGCCGATTTTTATATAAATGATGCTTTTGGCGTTTGTCATAGGGCTCATGCATCAGTTCATGCAATAACTAAGTTTTTTGATGAAAATCATAAAGCAGCTGGCTTTTTGCTACAAAAAGAGATAAATTTTGCTCAAAATTTGATTAAACATCCTGCTCGTCCTTTTGTTGCGATAGTTGGAGGGAGCAAAGTTAGTGGGAAGCTTCAAGCTTTAAAAAATCTTCTTCCAAAAGTTGATAAGCTGATAATTGGTGGAGGAATGGCATTTACATTTTTAAAATCAATTGGTTTTGAAATAGGAAATTCACTTTTAGAAGAAGAGCTTTTAGAAGATGCAAAGAAAATTCTAGACAGTGCAAAAGAGCTTGGAGTTAAAATTTATCTTCCAGTTGATGCCATTGTAGCGCCTTATTTTTCAGCAGATAGTGTTATGAAGTATGTTACAACTCAAGAAATTCCAAAAGATTGGATGGGTTTAGATATCGGACCTGCTACGGTTACTTTATTTAAAGAAGCAATTGAAGATGCAGGAACTATATGGTGGAATGGGCCAATGGGTGTTTTTGAAATGGATAAATTTGCAAGAGGAAGCTTAAGGATAAGCCACGCAGTTGCTGAAAGTAATGCAACTACAGTAGTTGGAGGTGGCGATACGGCTGATGTTGTAGCAAGAGCAGGCGATCAAGATGAAATAACATTTATCTCAACAGGCGGTGGAGCAAGTTTGGAGTTAATCGAAGGAAAAGAACTTCCCGGAGTTAAGGTTTTATTAAGAAAGGAAGATTTGTGA
- a CDS encoding triose-phosphate isomerase: MIFAANLKCNHTRSSFLEYASVLNNFLKNRKSCENSDEIFVFPTSSAFLEGDFVFNQGAQNFYPVKNGSFTGEIGSEILDEFGIKTVLIGHSERRALGESNEFLKAKFEFAKKNGYKIIFCIGESDITYMNASTKRFLKSQLEGLDLEYENLNLAYEPIWAIGTGRSAKISEISEVLDFLRTFTDAPLLYGGSVNLSNISEILSVKNCDGVLVGSASLDVNNFINLINYKKG, from the coding sequence GTGATATTTGCTGCAAATTTAAAGTGCAATCACACAAGAAGTAGCTTTTTAGAATATGCAAGCGTTTTAAATAACTTTTTAAAAAATCGCAAAAGCTGTGAAAATAGTGATGAAATTTTTGTTTTTCCTACAAGTTCAGCATTTTTAGAGGGCGACTTTGTTTTTAACCAAGGTGCTCAAAATTTTTATCCTGTAAAAAATGGAAGCTTTACAGGTGAAATTGGAAGTGAGATTTTAGATGAGTTTGGCATAAAAACAGTTTTGATAGGACATAGCGAAAGAAGAGCTTTAGGTGAAAGTAATGAATTTTTAAAAGCTAAATTTGAGTTTGCTAAAAAAAATGGATATAAAATAATTTTTTGCATTGGTGAAAGTGATATAACCTATATGAATGCTTCAACTAAAAGATTTTTAAAATCACAGCTTGAAGGACTTGATTTAGAGTATGAAAATTTAAACCTAGCTTACGAACCGATTTGGGCTATAGGAACTGGAAGAAGTGCAAAAATAAGCGAGATAAGTGAGGTTTTAGATTTTTTAAGAACTTTTACAGATGCTCCACTTCTTTATGGTGGAAGTGTAAATTTAAGTAATATTAGTGAAATTTTAAGCGTTAAAAACTGCGATGGTGTTTTAGTTGGAAGTGCAAGCTTAGATGTAAATAATTTTATAAATTTAATAAATTACAAAAAAGGATAA
- the fabI gene encoding enoyl-ACP reductase FabI, with protein sequence MILKRKKGLIVGVANQKSIAYGIAKACRDMGADLAFTYLNDALLKRVEPIANELGSDKIYKLDANSDEDLINLKNSLEKDFGKIDFVLHAVAFAPKEALEGEFVNTSREAFNVTMQTSVYSLLALTNAVLPLINEGGSILTLTYLGGPKFVPHYNVMGVAKAALESSVRYLAHDLGSKNIRVNAISAGPIKTLAASGIGDFRMILKWNEINAPLKRNVTIEDVGKSGMYLLSDLASAVTGEIHYVDCGYNILGMGDIAKDEEGKTILAWDKDK encoded by the coding sequence ATGATTTTAAAAAGGAAAAAAGGTTTAATAGTTGGAGTTGCAAATCAAAAATCAATTGCTTATGGTATCGCAAAAGCTTGTAGAGATATGGGGGCAGATTTAGCTTTTACATATTTAAATGATGCACTTTTAAAAAGAGTTGAGCCAATAGCAAATGAGCTTGGCAGTGATAAAATTTATAAGCTTGATGCAAATAGTGATGAAGATTTAATAAATTTAAAAAATAGCTTAGAAAAAGATTTTGGAAAAATTGATTTTGTTCTTCACGCAGTTGCTTTTGCTCCAAAAGAGGCATTAGAGGGTGAGTTTGTAAATACTTCAAGAGAAGCGTTTAATGTTACTATGCAAACAAGTGTTTATTCGCTTTTAGCTTTAACAAATGCAGTTTTACCACTCATAAATGAAGGTGGAAGTATTTTAACTTTAACATATTTAGGTGGTCCTAAGTTTGTGCCACATTACAATGTTATGGGCGTTGCAAAAGCTGCACTTGAAAGTAGTGTGAGGTATTTAGCTCATGATTTAGGAAGTAAAAATATAAGAGTAAATGCAATTTCTGCAGGCCCTATAAAAACTCTTGCAGCGAGTGGAATAGGGGATTTTAGAATGATTTTAAAATGGAATGAGATAAATGCTCCACTTAAAAGAAATGTAACAATTGAAGATGTTGGCAAAAGTGGAATGTATCTTTTAAGTGACCTTGCTTCAGCAGTAACTGGAGAAATTCACTATGTTGATTGTGGTTATAATATCCTTGGAATGGGCGATATAGCCAAAGATGAAGAGGGAAAAACAATTTTAGCATGGGATAAGGATAAGTAA
- a CDS encoding 3'-5' exonuclease, whose translation MKESLCVFDCETIPCVESLKKAFPSEYESILKNYENNADENKINYEFSNLIQNLRLEKTGSSFLPVNFHKIVAISVVFADEYGNFVRVAQIPGNEKEMIKNFFMIMEKNMRLISFNGRGFDLPMMMIRAMRYNLSIPAYFEIENKELNKSKWDGNYKSRYDGKFHLDLMDHISEFGSVRGLNLNSLCLSLNLPGKFDTHGDEVMELFYNDELEKIQIYCQSDVLNTYLLFLKYELLKGNINLEDYASSILETKEYLSSEKQGINYTPVFTKCIDEEIKRCESEI comes from the coding sequence ATGAAAGAAAGCTTATGTGTATTTGACTGTGAGACAATTCCTTGTGTTGAAAGTCTTAAAAAAGCTTTTCCAAGCGAGTATGAAAGCATTTTAAAAAACTATGAAAATAATGCGGATGAAAATAAGATAAATTATGAGTTTTCAAATCTTATACAAAATTTGCGTCTTGAAAAAACAGGAAGTAGTTTTTTGCCAGTAAATTTTCATAAAATTGTTGCAATTAGTGTTGTTTTTGCCGATGAATACGGAAATTTTGTAAGAGTTGCACAAATTCCAGGAAATGAAAAAGAGATGATTAAAAATTTCTTTATGATAATGGAAAAAAATATGCGACTAATTAGCTTTAATGGGCGTGGGTTTGACTTACCGATGATGATGATAAGAGCAATGCGTTATAATTTAAGCATTCCAGCTTATTTTGAGATTGAAAATAAAGAATTAAATAAAAGCAAATGGGATGGGAATTATAAAAGCAGATATGATGGCAAATTTCATCTTGATTTAATGGACCATATAAGCGAATTTGGCTCAGTTAGAGGACTAAATTTAAACTCGCTTTGCCTTAGTTTAAATTTACCTGGTAAATTTGACACTCACGGCGATGAAGTTATGGAGCTTTTTTATAACGATGAGCTTGAAAAAATTCAAATTTATTGCCAAAGTGATGTTTTAAATACATATTTGCTTTTTTTAAAATATGAGCTTTTAAAAGGAAATATAAATTTAGAAGATTATGCAAGTTCTATCTTAGAAACAAAAGAATATTTAAGCTCTGAAAAACAAGGCATTAACTACACGCCTGTTTTTACAAAATGCATTGATGAAGAGATAAAAAGGTGCGAAAGTGAAATTTAA
- a CDS encoding DNA ligase → MKFKWLLVCLIFANLNAVMLLSEYKDENLSGWFMSEKLDGVRATWDGKNLISRKGNKFAAPKFFTKDFPKTKLDGELYTKRDDFENIASITSKLTPSDEWKELKFYIFDMPEYRENFSIKYEKMKEISKNSKFIEVISQTRVKNNDEVFKFLDEVVAGGGEGVVVRDPNLIYENKRSTKILKIKKFKDAECEVVKINPGKGKFEGLMGSIDCKMPNSKVFKIGSGFKESDRKNPPKIGQIITYKYQNLTTNEVPRFPVFLRIRDEI, encoded by the coding sequence GTGAAATTTAAATGGCTTTTGGTCTGCTTAATCTTTGCAAATTTAAATGCTGTGATGCTTTTAAGCGAGTATAAGGACGAGAATTTAAGCGGCTGGTTTATGAGTGAAAAACTTGATGGCGTTCGTGCCACATGGGATGGTAAAAATTTAATTTCAAGAAAAGGAAATAAATTTGCCGCTCCTAAGTTTTTTACAAAGGATTTTCCTAAAACCAAGCTTGATGGAGAGCTTTATACAAAAAGAGATGATTTTGAAAACATTGCTTCAATTACTTCAAAACTAACTCCAAGCGATGAGTGGAAAGAGCTTAAATTTTATATTTTTGATATGCCTGAATATAGAGAAAATTTCAGCATAAAATATGAAAAAATGAAAGAAATTTCTAAAAATTCTAAATTTATTGAGGTGATTTCACAAACTAGAGTTAAAAACAATGATGAAGTTTTTAAGTTTTTAGATGAGGTTGTTGCTGGTGGTGGAGAGGGCGTTGTTGTGCGTGATCCAAATTTGATTTATGAAAACAAAAGAAGCACTAAAATTTTAAAAATTAAAAAATTTAAAGATGCAGAGTGTGAAGTGGTAAAAATAAATCCTGGAAAAGGCAAATTTGAAGGATTAATGGGTTCGATTGATTGCAAAATGCCAAATTCAAAAGTTTTTAAAATTGGAAGTGGCTTTAAAGAAAGTGATCGAAAAAATCCACCAAAAATAGGGCAAATTATTACTTATAAATACCAAAATTTAACTACAAATGAAGTGCCAAGATTTCCAGTATTTTTAAGAATCAGAGATGAAATTTAA
- the galE gene encoding UDP-glucose 4-epimerase GalE, which produces MKILITGGAGYIGSHVTKQLIESKNYEIVVIDNFCKGSNLAIQTLKDVAKKNEVKFEFINLSLENINELEDVFKEHKFEAIIHFAAFIEVFESTQKPLKYYRNNSANALNLITLCAKYNVNKFIFSSTAAVYGEPKDGIVKEVTPLNPINPYGRSKIVTEWILKDYALSNPNFKYGILRYFNVAGASNDGLLGQNYPNATHLIKVATQTILGKREKMSIFGEDYETEDGSCIRDYIHIEDLAAAHLSVLKYLNDGGKSEIFNVGYGKGYSVKEVVKKAKEVSGVDFKAEVSGRRDGDPARLVADSTKLRSLTNWKPKNDDLGLIISSALKWEKKIKG; this is translated from the coding sequence ATGAAAATTCTAATTACCGGTGGTGCTGGATATATCGGCTCACATGTTACAAAACAGCTAATTGAAAGCAAAAATTATGAAATAGTTGTAATAGATAATTTTTGCAAGGGGTCGAATTTAGCTATACAGACTTTAAAAGATGTTGCGAAAAAAAATGAGGTAAAATTTGAGTTTATAAATTTAAGCCTAGAAAATATAAATGAGCTTGAAGATGTTTTTAAAGAGCATAAATTTGAAGCTATTATTCACTTTGCGGCATTTATAGAGGTTTTTGAAAGTACTCAAAAGCCACTTAAATACTACCGAAATAACTCAGCAAATGCTTTAAATTTAATAACTTTATGTGCTAAATATAATGTTAATAAATTTATTTTTAGCTCAACAGCTGCTGTTTATGGAGAGCCTAAAGACGGAATAGTAAAAGAGGTAACTCCTTTGAATCCAATAAATCCTTATGGTAGAAGCAAGATCGTTACAGAGTGGATTTTAAAAGACTATGCGTTGTCAAATCCAAATTTTAAATATGGAATTTTAAGATATTTTAATGTTGCAGGTGCAAGCAATGATGGACTTTTAGGGCAAAATTATCCAAACGCAACACATCTAATAAAAGTAGCAACCCAAACAATACTCGGAAAAAGAGAAAAAATGAGTATTTTTGGTGAGGATTATGAAACAGAGGATGGAAGTTGCATAAGAGACTATATTCATATCGAAGATTTAGCTGCTGCACATTTATCGGTTTTAAAATACCTAAATGATGGTGGAAAAAGTGAGATTTTTAATGTTGGATATGGCAAAGGATATAGCGTAAAAGAAGTTGTTAAAAAAGCCAAAGAAGTTAGTGGGGTTGACTTTAAAGCTGAAGTTAGTGGAAGAAGAGATGGCGATCCTGCAAGACTTGTGGCGGATTCAACAAAGCTTAGAAGCTTAACAAACTGGAAACCAAAAAATGATGATTTAGGCTTAATTATAAGCTCAGCTTTAAAGTGGGAAAAGAAAATAAAAGGCTAA
- a CDS encoding ecotin family protein → MRFILGFLIMTSTIFGFDTSIFPKTENGEKQVILTLKSLENEDEYLVKVFFGKEMMLDCNAHSFMGLNLEKKILQGYGYEYFKLSGSDEIASTMMLCSEPKKLSFLSFDPNLIVRYNSNYPLVFYVPIDFSVKYEVFKKVESKILN, encoded by the coding sequence ATGAGATTTATTTTAGGATTTTTAATCATGACAAGTACAATATTTGGTTTTGATACTAGCATTTTTCCAAAGACTGAAAATGGAGAAAAGCAAGTTATTTTAACACTTAAGTCTTTAGAAAATGAAGATGAGTATTTAGTAAAAGTGTTTTTTGGAAAAGAGATGATGTTAGATTGCAACGCTCACTCTTTTATGGGGCTTAATTTAGAAAAAAAAATACTTCAAGGCTATGGATATGAGTATTTTAAACTTAGTGGAAGTGATGAGATAGCCTCAACTATGATGCTTTGCAGCGAGCCAAAAAAGCTTAGTTTTTTAAGCTTTGATCCAAATTTGATAGTTCGTTATAACTCAAATTATCCACTTGTATTTTATGTGCCGATAGATTTTAGTGTAAAATATGAAGTATTTAAAAAAGTAGAAAGTAAAATACTTAATTAA
- a CDS encoding lipopolysaccharide biosynthesis protein, which yields MQRKQGAILTYINIFISTVVMIFYTPFVIKMLGQSEFGLYSLALSIMGYIAIFDFGLGNAIIVFTSKFLIKNQTNKQKILYSTVFSFYIFMSFLVVVFGVVFLNNIDIIFKNSFDAYEIKTLKNIILLLIFNMAFLLPCSIFSSILNAYEKFIFMKKMGILRSLLTPVIIAFVLFAGFKSTQIIISITILNILYTFFIILYYRKNIGIKIDIFNFKFKALKIILSYSVFVFIAAIVDQINWNFGQLIVGSALGAKEVGIFAISILFNGMFIMLSTAISSVFLPKISQMVSSGVSNDILTDEMIKIGRLQGYIIFCMLFGFILFGKKFIEIWAGKEYQDAYYLTVIIMIPLAIPLVQNLGISILQAKNKYAFRSLSALVGAILSIISSIYFVKIYGYYGVAFSICMSFLMVNGVIVNWYYKKIGLNIFKFWKNIFYNFFPQLVLFILFNLFFKFMDEKLFFISMIFFIILYTLISYFISMNEYEKSLIRSLVVKNKGNI from the coding sequence TTGCAAAGAAAACAAGGTGCTATTTTAACGTATATAAATATTTTTATAAGCACCGTTGTGATGATTTTTTACACACCTTTTGTTATTAAAATGCTTGGGCAAAGCGAATTTGGACTTTATTCGCTTGCTTTAAGCATAATGGGTTACATTGCTATATTTGATTTTGGTTTAGGAAATGCGATTATTGTTTTTACTTCTAAATTTTTGATAAAAAACCAAACAAATAAGCAAAAAATACTATATTCAACTGTTTTTAGTTTTTATATTTTTATGAGTTTTTTAGTTGTTGTTTTTGGTGTTGTTTTTTTGAATAATATTGATATTATTTTTAAAAATTCCTTTGATGCTTATGAGATAAAAACTTTAAAAAATATCATTTTACTTCTTATATTTAATATGGCTTTTTTACTTCCTTGCAGCATTTTTTCATCTATATTAAATGCTTATGAAAAATTTATATTTATGAAAAAAATGGGAATTTTAAGATCGCTATTAACACCTGTTATCATTGCTTTTGTGCTATTTGCTGGTTTTAAATCAACACAAATAATAATCTCAATAACAATTTTAAATATATTATATACTTTTTTTATAATACTTTATTATAGAAAAAATATTGGTATAAAAATAGATATTTTTAATTTTAAATTCAAAGCTTTAAAAATAATTTTGAGCTATTCTGTTTTTGTTTTTATTGCAGCTATTGTTGATCAGATTAATTGGAATTTTGGACAGCTTATAGTAGGGTCTGCTCTTGGTGCCAAAGAAGTTGGTATTTTTGCCATATCTATACTTTTTAATGGTATGTTTATAATGCTTTCAACTGCAATTAGCAGTGTTTTTTTACCAAAAATTTCTCAAATGGTTTCAAGTGGCGTAAGCAATGACATTTTAACTGATGAGATGATAAAGATAGGAAGACTTCAAGGGTATATTATTTTTTGTATGCTTTTTGGATTTATTTTATTTGGTAAAAAATTTATTGAAATTTGGGCTGGTAAAGAGTATCAAGATGCCTATTATTTAACCGTTATTATAATGATTCCTCTTGCTATTCCTCTTGTGCAGAATTTAGGTATTAGTATTTTACAAGCTAAAAATAAGTATGCATTTAGATCTTTATCTGCTTTAGTAGGTGCTATTTTAAGCATTATCTCTTCTATTTATTTTGTAAAAATATATGGTTATTATGGTGTTGCTTTTAGTATTTGTATGTCTTTTTTAATGGTAAATGGAGTTATTGTTAATTGGTATTATAAAAAAATTGGTCTAAATATTTTTAAATTTTGGAAAAATATATTTTATAATTTTTTTCCACAGCTCGTTTTATTTATTTTATTTAATCTATTTTTTAAATTTATGGATGAAAAGTTATTTTTCATAAGTATGATATTTTTTATTATTTTATACACTTTAATAAGTTATTTTATATCTATGAATGAATATGAAAAAAGTCTAATAAGGTCTTTAGTTGTAAAAAATAAAGGCAATATATGA
- a CDS encoding Coenzyme F420 hydrogenase/dehydrogenase, beta subunit C-terminal domain, whose amino-acid sequence MKPNIIELVVKENRCIGCGACVSICPVNVLSMDFNSSGLYEPKEISGCLKKCSLCLKVCPFYEKEQYEDILSKELFYESEYKQHIGYFINTYEFSKLNLKEKLCSASGGAGNYLLKKLLELDLVDEILTVKPNDDPNKLFKFNVFKNEDEIDESRGSVYYPVSMDEVLEYVLKNDKRYAITALPCFAKAIRLFQKNNHKAKNRIKFIVGLVCGQMKSKDFAQQIADETFKNKTLIKSVNFRKKIPHKTAYGFAFEFEDINGDLAIDYRDKSAFKYWTSRAFTPLACNNCIDVFAKCADVTLMDAWLDEKIKDYSGHSLLIVRNKIFDEILKNVDKNDVFYKKIDPNLVVKSQNGAINEKNSFYFYDKQNILNKKIVRIKKDIQKQSLKDKKMDEIKLKKLKKQIKLKARKDTIIYLFKKHILRKTV is encoded by the coding sequence ATGAAACCAAATATTATAGAACTCGTAGTAAAAGAAAATAGATGCATAGGTTGTGGAGCTTGTGTTTCGATATGTCCTGTAAATGTTTTATCTATGGATTTCAATAGTAGTGGTTTATATGAACCAAAAGAAATTTCAGGATGTTTAAAAAAGTGTTCGTTGTGTTTAAAAGTGTGTCCTTTTTACGAAAAAGAACAGTATGAGGACATTTTATCAAAAGAGTTATTTTATGAATCAGAATATAAGCAACACATTGGATATTTTATAAACACATACGAGTTTTCAAAATTAAATTTAAAAGAAAAACTCTGCTCGGCAAGTGGTGGAGCGGGAAATTATTTGCTTAAAAAACTTTTAGAGCTTGATTTAGTTGATGAAATTTTAACAGTTAAGCCAAATGATGATCCAAATAAACTATTTAAATTTAATGTTTTTAAGAATGAAGATGAGATAGATGAAAGTAGAGGTTCAGTTTATTACCCAGTCTCTATGGATGAGGTTTTAGAATACGTTTTAAAAAACGATAAAAGATACGCAATAACAGCACTTCCATGTTTTGCAAAAGCCATAAGACTTTTTCAAAAAAACAATCATAAAGCTAAAAATAGAATAAAATTTATAGTAGGCTTGGTTTGCGGTCAAATGAAGAGTAAAGATTTTGCACAGCAAATTGCAGATGAGACTTTTAAAAATAAAACTTTGATTAAAAGTGTAAATTTTAGAAAAAAGATTCCACATAAAACAGCGTATGGGTTTGCTTTTGAGTTTGAAGATATAAATGGCGATTTAGCGATTGATTATAGGGATAAATCAGCTTTTAAGTATTGGACAAGTAGGGCTTTTACGCCACTTGCTTGTAATAACTGCATAGATGTTTTTGCAAAATGTGCGGATGTAACTTTAATGGATGCTTGGCTTGATGAAAAGATAAAAGATTATTCAGGACACTCTTTGCTAATTGTGAGAAATAAAATTTTTGATGAAATTTTAAAAAATGTTGATAAAAATGATGTTTTTTATAAAAAAATAGATCCAAATTTAGTGGTAAAATCACAAAACGGTGCTATAAATGAAAAAAATAGCTTTTATTTTTATGATAAACAAAATATTTTAAATAAAAAAATAGTAAGAATAAAAAAAGATATTCAAAAACAAAGTTTAAAAGATAAAAAAATGGATGAAATAAAGCTTAAAAAATTAAAAAAACAGATAAAATTAAAAGCAAGAAAAGATACCATTATTTATCTTTTTAAAAAGCATATTTTAAGGAAAACAGTTTGA